The sequence CAAGTCGAAATTCCGAACTTCGGCAGAACGAACTTCTGCAGAATAATCCAGAAAACCACAAATCCAATAATCATTAAGAATTCATTCATTATTCACCATCCTGTTTTTATTATCTTGAATTGAATATGTCAAACTGCTCTTTGTTTAGAGCATCTCTGGATGAAATAGTTACAATGAGGAACAAAAAAACAGGTGGGAAAATTACTGAATAAAACCATTACTACAAGCTTGACAACGTCGCAATAAGCCAGATTACCGTCATTCCAGGACAGGCCTGAATCCAGAAGAAATTGGAAATACAAAGATACATGATCAAGTCAGGCATGACTCCGTTGCCTTTTTTAGTCAGGTCTGAAAATAATCTTTACCTGCCCTTTCATCTGAAACGAGGCTTCGCCTATATGGATGCTTCCGAATGTTTTGGAGCCTTCACCTGCCCCTTTAACCCTTATATTGTCGTAATTTATTCCCTTTGTTCGTATGGTTTCATCAAGGGTAATAACACCATTTTCATATTTTGAATTCCCTATCCTCTCCCAGGAGCCAGTCCTGTCTGAAACAAGAAGGTCAAAACTTTTGGAGACATCCGAAATCATATTTGCCTCAAAATCAGATTTGGCTACAGGTACAAGATTTTGAACAATAGAGCTATCACTTATTTCTGCAAATCCTGACTGAGCTTTCACCATTTTCAGATCATCATCTGAAAGTTTTACTATTTCAGCGAAAACAAGCCCTGGAGCGATTGCAAAAAAAACAATAACTAACATGAATGTAAATCTGCACATAAGATCTCCTTTTTAAAAGAAGATAATCATTGGCAGGCTTAAATTCAAGAACAAAATTATTATAAATTCAGTATGTTATAATCATTAATGTTCCCTTTAGAGAATCGAATTGTCATGTTTTTAGCCTGGTTTTCCACATTGAACGCCGCTCAGTCAAGCTCACCAGATTGCTAAAATGGCAGATGCGTTCACTCCTAAACAATTTACCAGTCGTATTGACATTGAAACTATATATCGGCAAGATAAGCCTTGGGTTGCCTTGCCTCAATACAGACCTATTGAATAGAATTTTCAAAAGAGATTGATCAATTCAAAAAATGTTCACAGCGCCAACTATTATATCAATGTTGGCAAAGTCTAAAAAAGTCCGATTACCGTCATTCCTGCGCAGACTGGAATCCGGAAGTATTTGAAAAATACAAAGATAACTGATTAAATCAGGCATGACTCTGATGCCTTTTTTGACTTTTTGCGAGTCCGTCAATGTTGTTGATAATACAGATAACCTGAATTAAAAGTGGTCATATGAATAATTTCAAATTATTTTAGACCATCGCTTGAAACAGCAAAACACCCGAGGCAATTTTGGCAAGATAATAAAAAGCTCGGAAATCACAAGACTCCGGCCGGAGGAAAAATGTCAAAAAAAATCATAACCATCCAGATTTTCTTTCTGATTCTGTTTACCGCAATTTCGGCTTTTGCAAGCGAAGTATATGTCCCCCCTGCCCTCTCTGAATGGACAAAATGGATAATGCATGAAAAAGAAACCAATTTCTGTCCTTCGGCATATAACAGCAGCGACACCAAAGAATGCTTCTGGCCTGGAAAGCTTGAAATATCAGCAAATAATTCGGGGGCTACATTCAGTCAGTCGTGGACAGTAACAGCCGAAGGCTTTGTTAGTATTCCAGGTGACGCGGAAATATGGCCCCAGAATGTAACGGCCAATAATTCACCCGTGGCGGTTACCATGCAGGAAGAATCACCTTCTTTAAGACTTAAGCCAGGTGAATATAAAATCACAGGCAACTTCAAGTGGAGCGAACTACCCCAGAGAGTAAAAATCCCTGATTCCACAGGGCTTGTCGGACTGTCCATAAACGGATCGATTGAAAAATCTCCGGTTGTTGACGATTCTGGCTTTCTCTGGCTCTCCAACCAAAATGCCGGGAAATCGGATGAAAAAGCAGAAAACAGAATGGATGTAAAAATATTCAGGCTGTTTGAAGACAATACCCCCCTGGAAGTTACGACCATGATTCAGGTCAGTGTTTCAGGAGATGTAAGAAGAGAAACCCTCCCACCTGAAACCCTGCTTAAGGACTCATTACCAGCCGCAATATCAAGCCCTTTGCCGTTAAAAATAGATGAGAAAGGCGAGATAAAATTCGAGGCAAGACCTGGAATATGGAACTTGGAAATAAAAAGCGTAATTGAAAAGAATGCTGACCAGGCAATCGGCTCAAGCGTCCCTTTTGGCCCTGAGATCTGGACATTCAAACCACATCCCGAACTAAGAAACGTAAAAATAGAAGGTGGAAGCCCGGTCGATCCCACCCAGACGACAATGCCGGAAGAATGGCGGGGATTCAGTTCTTACTTATTGAAAAAAGATGAAGGTCTGACATTCAGGGAAATAAAGAGGGGAAGTGGAAGTCTCACAGAAGGCGATCTGAATCTTTTCAGGGATCTATGGCTTGACTTTGATGGATCAGGAGCTGTCGTGAGAGACCAGATAAGCGGAAAGCTTGACCGCAGATTTTTCCTTGGACTCGAAAATACTGACTATCGACTTGGAAGAGTCACATCCGCAGGCACGGATCAGCTGATAACAAACCTTGATAAAAATTCAGGAATAGAAATGGAAAAAGGCGGAATAAATCTGTCCGCTGTTTCGAGAATGGATAGAATCAATTCTGGCAAAATACTTCCTGTGGGCTGGAACATAAGATTCCAGAAAGCCGAAGGCAGCATTCACATCCCGCCAGGATGGAGGCTTCTCGCAGTAAGCGGAGGAACAGTTCCTGACCGCACCACATGGCTGGACAGATGGTCGCTCCTCGATATTTTCATAGTAATGATAATAAGCGTGGCGGTCGCAAAAATATTCGGATTTTCATGGGGACTGATCTTTTTCGCGGGCCTTGCCCTAATAGCACACGAGCCTTTTGCACCCAAATCAATATGGATCTTCATCACAATTACCGCAGCCATATCTGCTCTTATGGAGAAAAACCAGGTCAGATCAGACAAGGCAATGCTTGGGATAAGAATTGCACATATTGCCGCATGTCTTATTCTTGCAGGCTCAGGAATAATGTTCTGCTATACCCAGATAAGGCTCGCAATATATCCCCAGCTTGAAAAGCCATGGATCAACGCACCTTTATCTGCTTCACTTACAGATGCCGTAAAAAAGGAAATGCCCAAGCCCCAGATGCTCGCAAAATCTGCTCCTGCACCAGCACCGATGCCTGCTGAAGCTCCTGCAGTAGAAGCTGACAAAGAGGTCATGATGAACATGAGAGCAGGTGATCAAGCTGTTACAGGATCAGGAGCGATCGAAGAACGCAAAGCCAAATTTGATTACTCACTTGAACCCCAGGAAAAATCCATCACCCAGACTGGCCCCGGACTTCCTGAATGGAACTGGACAAGCGTACCTGTGAAATTTGGCCTTGCAAGCGGAACTCATAAATTTGCGCTTTGGCTGTCTCCGCCAATTGCAAACACGATTGCCGGATTTGTAAGAGTTTTTCTATTCCTTGTTCTTGCTTCAAGATTCATTAATATCAATATAGGCCAGATCCTTAAACCCGGACTCAAGATTCCCCAGATAGCTATTATTGGGACCGTTGCCATCCTTGCGACGGTTTCTCAGTCCCATGGCTCGGACATTCCAGGATCTGAACTTCTTAAAGAACTTGAAACAAGACTGCTCAAACCTGCGCCCTGTTTTCCTGAATGCGCCTCAGTGCCTCATCTGAAAATCAAGACTGCTCAGGATTTCAGAACCGCTGAAATAACCATGGATATCAATGCAGCCATTAAAACAGCAGTTCCCCTGCCAACAGGATCTGAAACATGGGAAATATCGGCCATAAATACAGGACAAAACAGCAAGCTCAGCATTCTAAAAAGAGACGGAATAAACTGGATTCTGGTCAATGAGGGAGCCAGCAGAATAATGCTCAATGCATCATTCAAAAGCGCATCGACAGTCCGCTTTTCATTTCCGATAAAACCGATGTTTGTTGAAATAAATGCGGATGGCTGGAGTGTTTCAGGACTCGATGAAAACCAGCAGGTTCAGACAGAGCTTACCCTTTCAAGAACAACCGCTAAAAAGACAGAAACAGAAGAAAACCTTGAGGAAACCGCCTCGAGCCTCAAAGGTTACATGAAGGTATACAGAACCATTAATATGGGTCTTGAATGGAAAACATTCACAAGGGTCGAAAGACTCTTTCAGGCTGGTGGGCCAGCAGCCATATCCGCGGATATTCCTCTCATAAATGGAGAAATTGTTCATAACTCAAAGGTAAAAGTAAAAAACGGAATGGCAAGGGTTGAAATTGGCCCTGGAGAAACAGCCGTGGAATGGAATTCCTCAGTACCCGTTAGCTCAGAAATAAAAATGCAGGTTCCTGAAAACTCAGCCTGGGGAGAAATATGGCACGCGAACGCATCAAGTCTCTGGCATCTTTCGTCAGACGGAGTTCCTGAGGTTCACATGAATGGCCAGCCAGGAACATACTGGTATCCACGCCAGGGAGAGACAATTGTTCTAAAGGCCAAAAAACTTGAGGCTGCTGAGGGAGATTCAACCACCATCGACGCTGTTAGCATCAATTACCACGCAGGAGAGGAATTCAGCAGAATAATTCTTGATGCCAGAATAAGAACTAGTCAGGGTGGAATTCTGCCTGTAAAATCGCCGGTTTCAGCAACTCTTAAAAACGTGAAGATAAACGGCAACATAATCCCGCTTGGAGAATCTTCGGGCAAACTTAATATCCCGCTCCAGCCCGGAAGCCAGAATCTGAACATAGAATGGCTCGAAAAGCCTGAAGATACGGGATTCATTGCAAAAATATTCACGCCTAAAATAATCAAAACACCTGAAATAAATATTGGGAAGGCAAGCTCGAACATAACCGTGAACATGCATCTTCCTGAAAAAATGTGGCTAATTTTCACCTTCGGCCCCAGACTCGGCCCTGCCGTTCTTTTCTGGGGATATCTCATCTTAGTCATTGCTGGAGCTGTGCTTCTTGGCATGTACGCCCCTGCACCTCTTAAAACAAGGGACTGGATACTCCTCGGAATCGGACTCGCCCCGCTTGGGCCGGGAAGCATCATTTTTGCTGTCATGTGGTTCATGGCAATCAGTTTCAGAGATAAAAAACAGCCTGAGAAAAAGCTGCTTTTCAGACTAATGCAGATTTCCCTTATTGTTTCCACATTCATAATGGCCGGAATTATTTATTCGTCCATCCAAAACGGACTTCTTGGAATCCCAAACATGCAGATCAGCGGCAACGGATCAAACTACATGCTTCTAAAATGGACCCTCGACAGATCAGGAGAAATACTTCCGTGTCCAAGCGCATTGATGTTTTCCATATATATTTTCAGACTCCTCATGTTTGCATGGGCCGCCTGGCTTGCCTTAAGAATAACAGAATGGGCAAAGTGGGCATACGCTGCTCTCAGACAGGGCGGTGTATGGCAAAAAAACAGCTGAACGTATTAGAAAAAGTCTAAGAGCGGCCTCAAGCGGGTCGCTTTTTGAAAAAAGCTCCGCAAAAACTTTCCGGTAATTAGACAGTGCATGCACAATTTGGGGGCATTTGAGTCTGACCATAATAGAAACATAAAGTTTTTGAGGGGACTTAAGGAACTTTTAACAAAAAGTTCCCCAAGATCCATAAGTCTAAAAAGGATTATTATTTCGCTTTTCAACAGCTAAGGGGAACATAGCCTTTTGAAAAGGCTCCGCAAAAGCTTTTCAGAATTTATGATTTTAGAATTGTGACTTTTGATTCTTAGAGGTGGATATAAACAGGACAACCATCATAGAATGAAATCTTTCAAAAAAACTCTTTTCATATTCAGGCGTGACTTGAGACTGAATGACAATACCGGCCTGATTAAAGCCCTGAAGCAGTCGGAAGAAGTTGTCCCCTGCTTTATTTTTGAGGATGCTCAGATAGCATCTCATCCTTACCTCAGCGTTCCGGGCTTCAGATTCATGATAGATTCCCTTAAGGATCTGGACTCACAGCTCAGGAGTTACGGTTCATGCCTGTGGCTGTTCAGGGGCATATCATCTGAAATCATATCGGAACTAATAGAAAAGCATGGTGTGGATTGTGTTTGTGTGAACAGAGACTACACGCCTTTCAGCCTGAAAAGAGATGAAAAAATTGCTGAAATATGCCGGCAGAGAGGTATATCTTTTGAATCTTGCAGTGATCTTCTTCTGAATGATCCTGAAAAGACGCTCAAGAAAGACGGAAAACCATACACTGTTTTCTCACCATATTTCAGAAATGCTTTTCAGATTGTCATTCCTGAACCAGAAAAGATTCCTGAAAACAGATTCACAAGAAGCTGCATTAAGCAGGATTCAAAGCTTGAGAATATTTTCAGTGAAACACTTGGCCATTCGTCACCTTTGCTTGAAATCAAAGGAGGAAGATCAAGCTGTCTCAAAATCTTAGACAATATGCGTATTTTTTCAGAATACGAAGCCCAAAGAGATTTCCCATTTTTAGAAATGACAACAGGCCTCTCGGCCCACCTTAAATTCGGAACATGCTCTGTCAGGGAAATCTATCATAAGATCAAAAATATCTTAGGCTCAGGATTGATGGATCAAGGATTCCCGCTTCTAAGGCAGCTTTACTGGAGAGATTTTTTCACCCATATAGCCTTCTTCTTTCCACATATCTTCGGCAATTCATTCCATAGAAAATTTGACGGTATAATATGGGAAAATGATGATGCGAAATTCCAGGCATGGTGTGAAGGGAAAACAGGTTTTCCGATTGTCGACGCAGGCATGAGGCAGCTGAATGAAACGGGCTTCATGCACGGCAGAACAAGAATGATATGCGCATCCTTTCTGGTCAAGGATCTTCATGTGGACTGGAAATGGGGAGAAAAATATTTCGCAACCAGACTGACTGACTATGACCCATCCGTCAACAACGGCAACTGGCAGTGGGCCGCGTCCACAGGATGCGACAGCCAGCCTTATTTCAGAATATTTAATCCGTGGATTCAGCAGAAAAAATATGATAATGAATGTTTATACATCAAAAAATGGGTTCAGGAATTACAGGCTTTTCCCTCAAAAGCCATACATGACCTTGAGAGACAAAGTCTGCCAGGTTATCCAGCCCAGATAACAAATCACAAAACAGCATCAGAAAAAGCCAAGAAGCTTTTTGCAAATTGTAAAATTCTTTTTTAATCAGCTTTTAAAATTCATTCAATTTTTTACCCCTGATTCAACCTGTTACATAGACTGAGCATTAAAAACTGTTGTGAGACGTTTGCCTTGCATTGTGCAATATAGCATAGTGCGGTATGAATCAGCTAAAAATAATATTTTCATCTCATGTTTTTAATAGCATAAAATTAAAAAATATATACTGATTTTATTTTTAGAATTAAATTCTATAAATAGAATAATATCATATTATAACCTTATATATCACGACCCTTCCAAATTGATTGCAACGCACAAAACATTCTGGTAATCAAATCAATATGATGGTCTCGCAAAAAGACAAAGAAGGTATTAGCATCATGCCGGACTTGATCCAGTGTCCAGTACTTTCAGCAACTTATAGATTCCGGCCTGCGCCCAAAAACGATAATCGGACTTTTTGCGACCTTGTCAATATTAGGATCTTTGTTCTCATGACAATAAACCGCAAAAGCCATTGTTGTGACCTATGCCATATATTAAAAAGGAGGATATATTATGTTCAAAAAAAGCATAAGCCACATTTTCATTGTTCCTGTACTAGTAGCCCTCACAATATCAATTGCAGGGCTTGTATGGTATATAAGCAACTCTTCCTACAATATTTCCCTAAAGCTTGCGGTGCAGTCCATGAATAACATGGCAGACACCACTGAAAAAGCCCTTGATCTTTATATTTCCGGATTTGAAGATCTTTCTTACACAATATCCATGGCAAAAAGAGTAAGGGACTCCCTCTCAGGAGGTTCTCCTGATGTAGCCCAGCAAATGCTTGAGGATTATGTAAAAACCCTTGATGACTTCAACTCAATGGTTGTCTTTGACATGAAAGGAATTGCAATTGCCGGAGTCAACAATCAGGGCAAAAGTCTTGCCGGAATGGATCTGAATGACAGGGATTATGTGCAGAACATAATAAAGGGAAAAGACAAATTCATTTCAGAGTCTTTGATGAAATCAAAGGTGGATGATTCTGTTTTTTTTGCCGTAGCCCATGCAGTAAAAAACACTGAGGGCAAGACCATTGGAGGTACTGCTGTAATTCCAAAATGGGAGATATTCACAAACAAGTACATAGACCCTATAAGATTCGGGGAACGTGGTTATCCGTACATGATTGACGGAAAGGGCGTAGGAATTGCCCATGCTATAGATAAATCAATTATTTTCAAGGATGTATCAGGTTTTGATTTTATCAAACAGACCCTTGAAAAGAAAAATGGGCATATAGAATATGAATGGAAAGGAGAGGACAAGATTCAGGCTTTTGCCACAAACAGTAAAACAGGTTGGGTAATATGTATGAGCGCTTACAGCAAGGAATTAGCAGCCACCGCCCTTAAACAGAGAAATGTTCTTATCGTCGTCGGCATCACAGTCATAGCAGGTCTTTTTTTCATAATGGTCTTTTTCTCAAACAGACTAATAACAATGCCAGTAGTAAAAATCATGAAGTTCACAGAGAGAGTGGCAAAGGGCGACCTTGCCGCACACCTTGAAGGTCCTTTTAGCTGTGAGCTTGAGGAATTGGCAAAAAGCCTTGCAGAAATGCAGACAAACATGAAAGCTATGATCTCTGAAATAAAGGAAGGTGTTTCCACAGTCACCGAGTCTTCAGAAACTCTTAAAAACATTTCAAATACAATGGAGACATCGTCCAAAAATGCCGCTGAAAAAGCTTCGAGAGTTTCTCATTCCTCAGAAATCATAGCTTCTGATATGACCCAGGCTTCAGCCAATATGGAAATATCAACAAGCAACGTAAACACCATTGCAACAGCGACAGAAGAAATGACATCAACAATAAACGAAATTGCAAGAAATGCGGAAAACGGCAGATCCATAACAGGAAAAGCAGTGGACATGGTCAGAAAGGCGTCCGAAGATGTGGAAAAACTTACCGCCGCAGCAAACGAGATAGGCAAGGTCACAGAAACCATAAACGATATATCGGATCAGACGAACCTCCTAGCACTTAATGCCACCATTGAAGCTGCAAGGGCAGGAGAAGCAGGAAAAGGATTCGCAGTTGTAGCCAATGAGATCAAGGAACTCGCCAGACAGACAGCAGAAGCGACCCAGGACATAAAAACAAAAATAACGGACATCCAGGAAACGTCAAACAACACAACAACAGTCATCAGAAAAATATCAGAAGTAATTACAGATGTTAACAGCATTGTTGCAACAACCGCCGCATCAGTTGAAGAGCAGAACGTGGCAACAAAAGAAATAGCTAAAAACATCACGACTGTATCTGAAAACATCGGAGAGGTTGCATCCTCCGTAATTGGAACAAACAGAACGATTGCAAATATTGCAACAGATATGAAAGATGTCGACAAAGAAGCAGCTATCATTTCTGACAACAGCTCCCAGATTTCCCAGAAAGCGCTTAATTTGGCGTCTCTGGCAAAAAATCTGGAATCGATGGTTCAGAAATTCAGCCTATGAAAAAAACGGGGAGCTTTTTGAAAAAAATGTGGCTTAGAAATTTTTTTTAAGTTTAAACATTTGATGGTCTCGCAAAAAGTCTAAAAATGGCTTAAACATCATGCCGGACTTGATCCGGCATCTTTGTATTTTCAATTACTTCTGGATTCCGGTCTACGCCGGAATGACGGCAATAGGACTTCTTGTGACCTTGTCACATTTAACTGGAAAACCGCTTTCCCCAAAAGAGTTAGTTTTCCAGGGAGGAAATATCAAGGAATTCCATCATTTGTTTATAGTGACCCTGAGAACT is a genomic window of Desulforegula conservatrix Mb1Pa containing:
- a CDS encoding cryptochrome/photolyase family protein encodes the protein MKSFKKTLFIFRRDLRLNDNTGLIKALKQSEEVVPCFIFEDAQIASHPYLSVPGFRFMIDSLKDLDSQLRSYGSCLWLFRGISSEIISELIEKHGVDCVCVNRDYTPFSLKRDEKIAEICRQRGISFESCSDLLLNDPEKTLKKDGKPYTVFSPYFRNAFQIVIPEPEKIPENRFTRSCIKQDSKLENIFSETLGHSSPLLEIKGGRSSCLKILDNMRIFSEYEAQRDFPFLEMTTGLSAHLKFGTCSVREIYHKIKNILGSGLMDQGFPLLRQLYWRDFFTHIAFFFPHIFGNSFHRKFDGIIWENDDAKFQAWCEGKTGFPIVDAGMRQLNETGFMHGRTRMICASFLVKDLHVDWKWGEKYFATRLTDYDPSVNNGNWQWAASTGCDSQPYFRIFNPWIQQKKYDNECLYIKKWVQELQAFPSKAIHDLERQSLPGYPAQITNHKTASEKAKKLFANCKILF
- a CDS encoding methyl-accepting chemotaxis protein, whose protein sequence is MFKKSISHIFIVPVLVALTISIAGLVWYISNSSYNISLKLAVQSMNNMADTTEKALDLYISGFEDLSYTISMAKRVRDSLSGGSPDVAQQMLEDYVKTLDDFNSMVVFDMKGIAIAGVNNQGKSLAGMDLNDRDYVQNIIKGKDKFISESLMKSKVDDSVFFAVAHAVKNTEGKTIGGTAVIPKWEIFTNKYIDPIRFGERGYPYMIDGKGVGIAHAIDKSIIFKDVSGFDFIKQTLEKKNGHIEYEWKGEDKIQAFATNSKTGWVICMSAYSKELAATALKQRNVLIVVGITVIAGLFFIMVFFSNRLITMPVVKIMKFTERVAKGDLAAHLEGPFSCELEELAKSLAEMQTNMKAMISEIKEGVSTVTESSETLKNISNTMETSSKNAAEKASRVSHSSEIIASDMTQASANMEISTSNVNTIATATEEMTSTINEIARNAENGRSITGKAVDMVRKASEDVEKLTAAANEIGKVTETINDISDQTNLLALNATIEAARAGEAGKGFAVVANEIKELARQTAEATQDIKTKITDIQETSNNTTTVIRKISEVITDVNSIVATTAASVEEQNVATKEIAKNITTVSENIGEVASSVIGTNRTIANIATDMKDVDKEAAIISDNSSQISQKALNLASLAKNLESMVQKFSL